One Oryza glaberrima chromosome 11, OglaRS2, whole genome shotgun sequence genomic region harbors:
- the LOC127755204 gene encoding uncharacterized protein LOC127755204, with translation MSPWTWGWLESRKCHKLARMCWFLLSYNIRKLEKRMLWPNSIGQYNILNYVGLDQSWFSRQTKMLIRMTAKMIGAGKERHLMISKLLDSKSIQVDKEIMQGVTLYVDGMRSELNDLSGRPYQQWPNLHPVLEKLRALSLDDFGLVIVFLHALTEVHLRTYYDPPGNMDALVGVCRKLSNYMLYLLVTHPEMLPVTGSVETTLEFFVSKVTEYGDSGKDANLRGTRKLLEDLMDLHIIQPNEDTLQEIRDLWLRLLLYAAGKSRGDTHAAQLAVGGELLTFAWLLMAHLEIGDPWPSRIELGDATGTLGPDIAYVFPKKYSS, from the coding sequence ATGTCACCATGGACTTGGGGATGGTTGGAATCCCGAAAGTGCCATAAGCTCGCACGCATgtgctggtttcttctctcctatAATATTAGAAAGCTGGAAAAAAGAATGCTGTGGCCTAACTCTATCGGGCAGTACAATATTCTGAACTATGTAGGCCTTGACCAGTCTTGGTTTTCCAGACAAACGAAGATGTTGATCAGAATGACGGCAAAGATGATTGGAGCTGGAAAGGAAAGGCACTTGATGATTAGCAAGTTACTAGATTCCAAGAGCATCCAAGTGGACAAGGAGATCATGCAGGGTGTTACACTGTATGTTGATGGCATGCGTTCTGAATTAAATGATTTATCAGGCAGGCCATATCAGCAATGGCCTAATCTTCATCCAGTATTGGAAAAATTGCGAGCGCTGTCTCTTGATGATTTTGGATTAGTCATTGTCTTCCTGCATGCACTGACGGAGGTACACTTGCGTACATATTATGATCCTCCAGGCAACATGGATGCATTGGTTGGCGTCTGTCGTAAGCTATCCAACTACATGCTATACCTTCTGGTTACCCATCCTGAAATGCTACCGGTCACTGGCAGTGTGGAGACCACGCTGGAATTCTTCGTTAGCAAGGTTACTGAATACGGAGACAGCGGCAAGGACGCCAATCTGCGAGGAACCCGTAAGCTGCTTGAAGATCTAATGGATTTACATATTATCCAGCCAAACGAAGATACGCTGCAGGAGATTAGAGACCTCTGGCTAAGGCTACTCTTGTATGCTGCGGGCAAGTCCCGGGGAGACACGCACGCGGCGCAGCTAGCCGTAGGAGGAGAGCTGCTCACCTTCGCTTGGTTGCTCATGGCACACCTTGAAATCGGGGATCCCTGGCCTTCCAGGATTGAACTTGGTGATGCAACTGGTACCCTGGGGCCGGACATAGCCTATGTCTTCCCGAAGAAATATAGCAGCTAG